In a single window of the Jaculus jaculus isolate mJacJac1 chromosome 9, mJacJac1.mat.Y.cur, whole genome shotgun sequence genome:
- the Slc25a10 gene encoding mitochondrial dicarboxylate carrier has protein sequence MAEARVSRWYFGGLASCGAACCTHPLDLLKVHLQTQQEVKLRMTGMALHVVRSDGFLALYNGLSASLCRQMTYSLTRFAIYETMRDRMTKDSQGPLPFHSKVLLGGISGLTGGFVGTPADLVNVRMQNDMKLPLSQRRNYAHALDGLYRVACEEGLKRLFSGATMASSRGALVTVGQLSCYDQAKQLVLNTGYMSDNIFTHFVASFIAGGCATFLCQPLDVLKTRLMNSKGEYQGVFHCAVETAKLGPQAFFKGLFPAGIRLIPHTVLTFLFLEQLRKHFGIKILT, from the exons ATGGCCGAGGCTCGCGTGTCGCGCTGGTACTTCGGGGGCCTGGCCTCCTGCGGGGCCGCCTGCTGCACGCACCCGCTGGACCTGCTCAAG GTGCACCTACAGACCCAGCAGGAGGTGAAGCTGCGAATGACTGGCATGGCTCTACACGTGGTGCGCTCAGATGGCTTCCTGGCACTCTACAATGGCCTAAGTGCCTCGCTGTGTAGACAG ATGACCTACTCTCTGACTCGGTTTGCTATCTATGAAACCATGAGGGACCGCATGACCAAGGACAGCCAGGGGCCTCTCCCCTTCCACAGCAAGGTGTTACTGGGCGGCATCAGCG GCTTAACTGGAGGCTTTGTGGGGACACCGGCAGACTTGGTCAATGTCAG GATGCAGAATGACATGAAGTTGCCGCTGAGCCAGCGACGCAA CTATGCCCATGCCCTGGATGGCCTGTACCGTGTGGCCTGTGAAG AAGGTTTGAAGAGACTGTTCTCAGGGGcaaccatggcctccagccgtGGGGCCCTTGTCACCGTGGGCCAG CTTTCCTGCTACGATCAGGCCAAGCAGCTGGTCCTCAACACTGGGTACATGTCAGACAACATCTTCACTCACTTTGTCGCCAGTTTCATTGCG GGCGGATGTGCCACTTTCCTGTGTCAGCCCCTGGATGTTCTGAAGACCCGCCTGATGAACTCCAAGGGCGAGTATCAG GGCGTTTTCCACTGTGCTGTCGAGACAGCAAAGCTTGGACCACAGGCCTTTTTCAAG GGTCTCTTTCCCGCCGGCATCCGTCTCATCCCCCACACCGTGCTCACCTTTTTGTTTCTGGAGCAACTTCGGAAACACTTTGGCATCAAGATTCTGACCTGA